The Bacteroidia bacterium genomic interval TTCTGATGTAGCCATGTATGCAGGGATTTCTGCTACGGATTGGAGCTGGACCCCTTTGGTTGCTGACTTCGACAATGACGGTTATCGGGATATGATCATCACCAATGGCTTTCCCAAGGATGTTACGGATCGGGATTTTATTGATTATTGGTCGAGTGTGGAGGCTTATGCACCTCAGTCTTTGCTCTTGAGCAAGATTCCTTCTGTCAAGATCAGCAATTACGCCTATAGAAATGAGGGAGGGATAGAGTTTGAAGATGCTACCGATGACTGGGGCATTCGTATGGCTTCCTTTTCAAATGGTGCTGCCTATGGAGACCTAGACAATGATGGTGATCTGGATTACATCGTGAATAATATCGATGATTCTGCTTTCGTCTTCCAAAATCGACTCAATGATAGAGAAGGGCTGAAAAATCACTGGTTGAGAGTCGGCTTCGAAGGAAGTGAAAATAACAAAGAAGGAACTGGAGTGATCCTCGAAATACAGCACGGAGATATTAAGCAGCATTGGGAACATAATGTTTCTCGTGGCTACATCTCAAGTGTTGAGCCTTTTGCCCATTTTGGATTAGGCACTGATGAAAAAGTGGATAAGTTAAGCGTGATATGGCCTGATGGGAAAGTAGAAATCAAAGAAGGCATAGCAGCGGACCAGACCTTGGTATTGAATTATGAGGATGCTGAAATTCTCCCTGAGATTGAGAATCTGGATGAAGCCTCTACCTTATTTTCGGACATTACAGAGGACATTGGACTAGATTTTATCCATTCTGAATCAGATTATATCGATTTCAATGTGCAACCGATGTTGCCGCATAAACTCACCCAATATGGACCCGCGCTGGCGGTCAGCGATGTAAATGGAGACGGTTTACAGGATGTCTACATTGGCGGTTCCCATTTCAATAAAGGCCGCTTTGCCATTCAACAAGAAGATGGCAGCTTTTTGATGGAAGACCTGCTACCTGGACCTGATGGAGACAAGAAGCGACAAGAAGAATTGGGGGCATTGTTTTTCGATGCCGATAAAGATGGAGATGATGATTTGTATTTGGTGAGTGGAGGATATGAATTTAAAGGAGAGGATCCTTCTTATCAGGATCGCTTTTTTCGCAATGATGGAGGGAAATTCACTTTGCTGAAAGAAGCACTTCCTGCATTTTTGAGTAGTGGTTCTGCTGTAAAAGCGGCTGATTATGATGGGGATGGAGATTTTGATCTTTTTGTAGGAGGTCGGGTACATCCCTTTCATTACCCGATACCTGTTAGCAGCTATTTACTCAAAAATGATAGTGAGGACGGAAATATAAAGTTTAGCATAGATGAAAAGGCGGCTCCCATGCTCAAAGATATTGGATTGGTATGCGATGCCCTTTGGACTGATTTCGATAATAATGGGACTTTTGATCTATTATTGGCAGGGGAATGGATGCCTTTGACTTTTTTGAAAAATGAAGGAGGAAACTTTACAAATATTACGGAAGCTGCAGGATTTGGAGGAAAGAAAGGATGGTGGAATAGCCTCGCCGCCGGAGACTTTGATCGGGATGGAGATATAGACTATATCGCAGCCAATCAGGGAAACAATACCCTCTTTAAAACCAATAGCAACTATCCCATAAAGGCCTATGGGGCAGATTTTGATGGGAATAAAGGCTTCGATTTTGTACAGGCGAGTTGGTTTCCCAAAGATGGAAATGATAAAGAGCTGGTTGAAGTTCCTTACTTCAGTCGGATTGATTTTCAAAAACAAATGATCAAAGTCCGACAGGATTTTCCCTATCATGCTGAATTTGGATATGCCCGCATGTCGGATATTCTTCCTGCGGCAAATACTGCGAAAGATTATGTGGAGGTAGAAGCTAATTACCTCAAGACTAGTTTCATTGAGAATTTGGGGAATGGGAAATTTGACATTCGCCCGCTTCCCATGGAGACTCAATTGGCGCCTGTTTATGCTATGTTGATTGAAGACTTTGATGGAGACGCTTTGCTGGATGTTTTGATGGCCGGCAATGACTTTGGAACAGAGGTGGCCATGGGGCGTTCGGATGCTTTCAACGGACTTATGCTGAAAGGAGATGGCAAGGGAGGATTCAGAGCGCTGGAAATAAGCGAAAGCGGCTTCTACTTGCCCGGAGATGCAAAGGCATTGGTACGGTTTAGAGATGGAGAGGGAAATACACGCATCATGGCCAGCCAAAATTCTGATAAACTCAAAGTCTTTGCCCAAAGAGTAGCTGTGGATTATGTTGAATTAACGCCCTTTGAATTTTCGGGTTACTTCCATTTTCCAGATGGAACAAAGCAGGTCTGGGAATTGGGCTATGGGACAAGTTTCCTCAGTCAATCTTCAAGAGCTATACAGGTGCCCGAAGGAGTGAAAAGTGTGGAAATACATGATACGGAAGGGAATATCAGGCGGGTGGAGTAAAGATCAAGTGCATTATCAAATACATACTCAATTTAAGGTGATACGTGAACTTGACACTTTCATTTGAACTTTATTAGCTAAAAAATAAAAAAGCCTCTCCCATCCGGAAGAGGCTTTTTTTTTGGTGTTGTTTGCAATGCTTATCCCAGGTGTGGCAAGCGCAATACTTGTCCGGGATAGATCTTGTTTGGATCGCTCAACATAGGTTTGTTAGCTTCAAAGATCTCTGGGTATTTCATCGCATCTCCATAATGCCTTTTAGCGATCTTGGAAAGAGAGTCTCCACTAACTACTGTGTAGAATTGAGCTTCTGGCTCAGGTACTACAACTTCCATGCGGTCATCAACTCTGGCAATTCCTTCGATGTTTCCTACTGCGAGGATCAGTTTTTCCTTGGCTTCCTGAGACTGTACAGTTCCTCCGAGGATTACTGTATCATCATCGTCTCCAGTAAATTCGATAGTGAAGTCTTCGATACCTAGATCGAATTCAGCTACAAAATTGCGGATAGCTTGTTCTTTTTCTTCGCGCTTCTCAGCATCGGATTTGATGCCGAATAAAGACGCTCCAGCGTTTTTGACAAAATCAAAAAGTCCCATTAATTGAGGTGTTTTAATTAATTAGTGATTGGTAAATTTCGAATCGCGAATTATCGGATTCACTTATGTGACTGAACATACATTCAAAGGTCACGCATAAATAAAATAAAAAGCAAAAAGCCGTGCGGAAACACGGCTCATGCTTTCAATTATAATCAGGGTAAATTGTAATCTTTACACCCGGTCTTTAGATAAGAGCAGAATTAATTTCTGCTTTGAGCATCATTCTTTTGGCGGCGGATGCTTTTGTTGGCGCGGTTTTGCTTTCTGGAAATTACTTTGCGTTCCGCAGGAGTTACAATTCCATCTGCTTTGGCGCGCTTTTTTGTGCGATTGATATGTCTTTGTTGAGCTCTCAGGACTTTTGTTTCCTTACGGGTAAGCTCACCACTCCTGACTCCTTGTTTGATTCTTACTTGTTGCTTTACCTGTCTTTTACCTACTCTTGGAGTTGATTGAGCGAAAGAAGATTGACTGCTGAATACAAGTCCAAAGAAAAGCAGGGAGGTGAAAATGATCTTAAATTTCATGATACGTTCTGTGTTTGATGTAAAAGATATTATTTGTTGTTGTTGATAGTTTGACTATGAGGAGGGGCAAAGGTTTAATGTGGGATTAAAAAAAATGGTAATTTTTTCTACTTATGCTGTTTTGAGAAACTCAGCCTCCTTTTTGGTCGTTTTTTATAAAGAGAATCTGCTGGATTACCACTTTTTTATGCCCTAATTCATGAACGCAAGCAAAGCTATTAAACTGAAAAAGCAGTTAGAGAAAGTATTCTGGATAACCTTTTCCTGGGTGTTGATTTCCCTTTGGAGTTTTATGAACGGATACAATACCCTGAAACTCCTGAATTGTGATCTGGAAGGTATGGATCCTTCCCTGTATTTTTCCGGAAGCATACTCACAGGAGTTTTGGCCGGAGTATTTGGAGGGACAGTTATGGTATTTTTATGGGAAAGTTGGTTACGTATACTTACCTACGGGAGATCACTGTTCTTCATTTTTCTTTCTTTCTCCCTTGTATACCTGATGGTTTCTATTCCGACTAATTTGTACATGGCTACAAATTTATTGGATGCTTCCCTTTTCTCCACTGAGGTTTGGAATTGGGTCCTGGCAAATCATTTGAAATTTGAGTCCCTGGAGAACTACCTTTTTTGGCTGCTTGTCGTTCTGGTGACGCTCATTGTTCTGCAGGTCAACGATAAATACGGTCCCGGGGTATTTCGAGATTTCATACTGGGTAAGTATTTCCAACCAAAAAGGGAGGAGCGGATATTTATGTTTTTAGACCTGCGTTCCTCGACTTCTATTGCAGAAAAGCTGGGAGAAGCTCGCTACTTTAATTTTATCAATGATGTATTTAAGTATGCAACAGCCAGTATATTGAACACGCGAGGAGAAATCTACCAATATGTGGGAGATGAGATAGTGATCAGCTGGAAAGTGGAAAACGGAATAAGCAATGCCAATTGTTTACGCTGCTTTTTTGAAGTTCAGGAAGCTCTTCAGGCAAAAAAGAACTATTTCATGCAAACCTATGGTCAAGTCCCCGAATTTAAAGCTGGTTTGCATTATGGTCATGTGATGGCAGGGGAAATAGGACTCGTTAAACGAGACATTGCCTTTTCGGGAGATGTGCTGAATACTACTGCCCGGATTCAAGGGAAATGCAATGAATTAGGCGTAAATATTCTGCTGTCGAAATACCTGATCGATAAACTCTCTTCTTCGATTAAGGCTTTCAGCCCGCAAAAAATTGGAGACTTGTTATTAAAAGGGAAAGAAGAGAAAATGGTATTGTATACCGTATAATGAAAAAAGGCCGGAAGTACTTCCGGCCTTTTTTCTATTGTATTGATTGATTGCTAAGGCACCTCAACTACATCCAGAATCTTGGAAATGATCTGCTCTGTACTGATATTTTCTGCCTCCGCCTCATAGGTCAATCCGATTCTGTGTCGGAGTACATCATAACAAACCGCTCTCACATCTTCCGGAATCACATAGCCTCTTCTCTTAAGGAATGCATAAGCCTTGGATGCCAAAGCCAGGTTGATAGATGCACGTGGAGAACCTCCATAGCTGGTCAGGTTTGCTAACTCTTCCAGTTTATTATTTTTTGGATCACGGGTCGCAAAGACGATATCGAGAATGTATTGCTCGATCTTTTCGTCCATGTACACTTCCGCTACTGCCTTACGGGCTTCCATGATTTCAGAAATCTTTACTACAGGATTGATTTCTGTAGAACCTGGATTCACATTTTGGCGAATGATTAGCCTTTCTTCTTCTTTGCTTGGATAGCTAATTACACATTTTAGCATGAAACGGTCTACCTGTGCTTCTGGAAGAGGATAAGTACCTTCTTGCTCAATCGGGTTTTGAGTCGCC includes:
- a CDS encoding VCBS repeat-containing protein, yielding MNRCLGMLGLCCLLLMQSCGEERDTLFRLVPPDESGIHFSNRIIESDSINVLENEYVYNGGGVALADFNQDGLLDVYMSGNMVENALYLNKGNFEFENITEQAGVGNGSRWSSGVTLVDVNQDGWTDIHVAATNRPTISQRKNTLFIHQGLNEAGVPTFKDMAAEYGLADTSHTTHAAFFDYDNDGDLDVFLAVDAMIANKQPNKYKEKNLNGSTNRYDRLYRNDLSDSLGHPFFTEVSQEAGILIEGYSLGLNITDINRDGWKDIFVTNDYVSNDLMYINNGDGTFTDKASDYFKHTSHSAMGNDVIDINSDGRVDIVCLDMLPEDNYRRKTMLGANNYTTYLNNKRYGYDFQYVRNTFQLNQGILPESSDPIFSDVAMYAGISATDWSWTPLVADFDNDGYRDMIITNGFPKDVTDRDFIDYWSSVEAYAPQSLLLSKIPSVKISNYAYRNEGGIEFEDATDDWGIRMASFSNGAAYGDLDNDGDLDYIVNNIDDSAFVFQNRLNDREGLKNHWLRVGFEGSENNKEGTGVILEIQHGDIKQHWEHNVSRGYISSVEPFAHFGLGTDEKVDKLSVIWPDGKVEIKEGIAADQTLVLNYEDAEILPEIENLDEASTLFSDITEDIGLDFIHSESDYIDFNVQPMLPHKLTQYGPALAVSDVNGDGLQDVYIGGSHFNKGRFAIQQEDGSFLMEDLLPGPDGDKKRQEELGALFFDADKDGDDDLYLVSGGYEFKGEDPSYQDRFFRNDGGKFTLLKEALPAFLSSGSAVKAADYDGDGDFDLFVGGRVHPFHYPIPVSSYLLKNDSEDGNIKFSIDEKAAPMLKDIGLVCDALWTDFDNNGTFDLLLAGEWMPLTFLKNEGGNFTNITEAAGFGGKKGWWNSLAAGDFDRDGDIDYIAANQGNNTLFKTNSNYPIKAYGADFDGNKGFDFVQASWFPKDGNDKELVEVPYFSRIDFQKQMIKVRQDFPYHAEFGYARMSDILPAANTAKDYVEVEANYLKTSFIENLGNGKFDIRPLPMETQLAPVYAMLIEDFDGDALLDVLMAGNDFGTEVAMGRSDAFNGLMLKGDGKGGFRALEISESGFYLPGDAKALVRFRDGEGNTRIMASQNSDKLKVFAQRVAVDYVELTPFEFSGYFHFPDGTKQVWELGYGTSFLSQSSRAIQVPEGVKSVEIHDTEGNIRRVE
- the lysM gene encoding peptidoglycan-binding protein LysM, which produces MGLFDFVKNAGASLFGIKSDAEKREEKEQAIRNFVAEFDLGIEDFTIEFTGDDDDTVILGGTVQSQEAKEKLILAVGNIEGIARVDDRMEVVVPEPEAQFYTVVSGDSLSKIAKRHYGDAMKYPEIFEANKPMLSDPNKIYPGQVLRLPHLG
- a CDS encoding adenylate/guanylate cyclase domain-containing protein; the protein is MNASKAIKLKKQLEKVFWITFSWVLISLWSFMNGYNTLKLLNCDLEGMDPSLYFSGSILTGVLAGVFGGTVMVFLWESWLRILTYGRSLFFIFLSFSLVYLMVSIPTNLYMATNLLDASLFSTEVWNWVLANHLKFESLENYLFWLLVVLVTLIVLQVNDKYGPGVFRDFILGKYFQPKREERIFMFLDLRSSTSIAEKLGEARYFNFINDVFKYATASILNTRGEIYQYVGDEIVISWKVENGISNANCLRCFFEVQEALQAKKNYFMQTYGQVPEFKAGLHYGHVMAGEIGLVKRDIAFSGDVLNTTARIQGKCNELGVNILLSKYLIDKLSSSIKAFSPQKIGDLLLKGKEEKMVLYTV
- a CDS encoding AAA family ATPase; protein product: MQADIRAINEKIQEKSAFVDLLNMEVKKAIIGQSYMIERLLLGLLSGGHILLEGVPGLAKTLAIKSLSKTVAGKFSRIQFTPDLLPADVLGTMIYNQKTNEFSVKKGPIFANFVLADEINRSPAKVQSALLEAMQEKQVTIGEETFILERPFLVLATQNPIEQEGTYPLPEAQVDRFMLKCVISYPSKEEERLIIRQNVNPGSTEINPVVKISEIMEARKAVAEVYMDEKIEQYILDIVFATRDPKNNKLEELANLTSYGGSPRASINLALASKAYAFLKRRGYVIPEDVRAVCYDVLRHRIGLTYEAEAENISTEQIISKILDVVEVP